The window TTGCTTTTTTATTTATTAATCAATTTTTTCTTATTTTTTAACTGTTTCTATCAATTTTATTTAACATACTTATATGTAATTTCTTTATAATGTTAGATTTTTAATAGCTGAATAATTTATATAACTATCAACCCTACAATTAATATTCTTAATTTCAAATTACTTACATATATGTTAAAATATAATTTATATAGTAAACAAAATTATATATAAAATAATTAATTTTTAGGATATCAAATGAAATATCGTAAGTTTAAACAAAATAAATTGTGGCGCGATAAACTTGTAGATTTAATGAATCAAAATCAATCTAAAATTCATTATAAAGAACTAGATGACCAAGAATTTATTGAACAATTAAAAATAAAATTACTTGAAGAAGCTCAAGAAGTTTGCTGCACAAATACAAAAGAAGATTTAATAGAAGAATTAGCAGATATACTTGAAATAATTTCAGCATTTTGTACTGTTCAAAATATTGCCTTTCAAGAAATTATTAATATAAAAAATAAAAAGCATAACAACCGAGGTGGATTTGAAGGACGCAAATTTGTCACAATTGCAGAACATCCTATCGGAAGCTTTGGAGAAAAATATTGCTTAAATGATCCAGAAAAATATCCTGAAATTTTAGATTAAAAACAATATAAATATTTTGCCAAAATTGTTTTAAAAAGTAATATAGAACATGATATTTCAATAAAATAAACTAAAATTATTTGTAATTACTTATGTTTTGAGATAAAAATATATTAACATTTAAATATATATATTTATAATTAAACTATTAAAATGTGTTAATATTTAGATACAAATCATGAGAAGAAAAATGAATTACTTAAATGAACGCTTTATAGGTTTACTTTTTATTATAATAGGTTCAGGCTTTCTAATGTATGGTATAAGTTATTTTGTAATACCTTTTAGCACAATTGCTGGTGGCTTTTTAATTTTAAATCAAGGTTTACAAATGAGAAACCTACCGCCTCTTACAAATTTATTAAAAAATATATTTTCAAAATTTAAATAGAATAGTCAACTTTTTGTCTATAATTTCTTTTAAAGAACTTTTCTATTTCAACAAGAGTAAGATTATGGATAGTAGGCCTGCCATGAGGACAGGTTAATTTATTTTCTATTTTATAGAGATTTTTTATTAAGTTATTCATAGCATCAGGCTGTAAAATATCTCCAGCTTTAATTGCTGATTTACAGCTAATTTGAGCATGCATTTTTTCAAGTAAAAGATTTCTTAATTTATCAGGACCAATTTTATGGTTTTCATTTATATAAGCTATAGATTGTAAAATAATATCTTTAACCAAAATATTTTTCAGAAATATAGGAACTTCTTTTACAATAAGTGAATTAATACTTATTTGTTCAATTGATATTCCTGTTTGATCAAATAAATCAAAATACTGAGTCAAAATAGATATATCATTAGAATTTAGTTCAACAATCTCAGGAAATAACAATCTTATTTTAGAAATATTACTTAAGCTATCTTTGATTTGTTCATAAATTATACGCTCATGAGCTGCATGCTGATCAATTAGCGTTAACCCTTGGTCATTTTCAATAATTATATAAGTTTTAAAGATTTGACCTATTAACTTGTAATCAAGCATCTCTTCTTTATAATAACTCAAATTTGTTTTATCAATATATTCTATATTGTTTTGTTTATTGATACTTACTTCCTGACTTTGAATAGCAATATTTTCAGGGTCTATAAAACTTGTCTCTATTTGATTTTGTATGGTTGATTTTTGCTCTTTTTTAGCCTCTTGAACAATTTTAATATCATTACTATTTTCAAAAGTTTCATCCAAAATATTTAATACTTCTTCTGGCTTAATAATCTTTATCTTAGAATTTGTATTACTATCTTCAAGATCATTATATTTTATATGTTCTATATTAACTAAATTAGAAAAGTTCCATTTTAATTCTTTTTGGTTATCTATACTTTTATATTTTACTTCTTGCTGTCCAAGATTTTTATCAAAAGTAGACTCAAGAGCTTTTTTAACCTCAATAGTTATTAAATTTTCGATTAATCGTGGGTGCAAGAATTGAACTTCCTCTTTTTTAGGATGAATATTTATATCCACTTCTTCAAAAGGAACAAAAATATTAATTACCCCCGATGGAAAACGCGCAACTTCAAGCATTCCTTGGTAACCCTTGATAAAAGCTTGTACTAATTTATAGTTCTTTACCCATCTTTTGTTTACAAATAAAAATATTTGATTTCTATCATAACGACTATACTTTGGAGTAGATATAGCTCCGGTAATCTTATAACCAGTATTTTTATTTTTATCTATAAAATCTATAGGAATAATATTTCTTATGATTTCTGAATTATATAATTGCCCAAAACGATTAATCAAATCATTTGTAGAAGGACAGTTATAAATTAGCTTATTTTCATGATATAATTTAAAACCAATATTAGTATAGGAGAAGCAAAAAGCATGAAAAAGACTAACAATAGCTCTATACTCAGTTTCTCTAGACTTTAAAAATTTCTTACGAGCCGGAACATTAAAAAACAAGTCTTCGATCGTTATCTCTGTCCCCATATTACAACTTGAGACACTTTCTTTTTCTATCTTACCTTGATTAAGTATTAAAGTGGTACCTAACTGATCATTCTCTTGTTTAGTTGTTAATAATATCTTAGAAACGGACGAAATGCTAGAAAGAGCTTCACCTCTAAATCCAAAAGTAGTAATGCTATTTAAATCTGATACGGTTGTTATTTTACTAGTTGCATGATGCGCAAAGCAAATTTTAGCATCTTCAGGAGACATGCCTATACCATTATCAATGATTTTGATTAACTTTTTACCAGCATCTTCTAAATAGATTGTAATTTGATCAGCTTGAGCATCAATAGAATTCTCTATTAATTCTTTTAATACGTTTACAGGACGTTCTACAACTTCACCTGCGGCAATTTTTTGTATTTCTTGACTATCAAGTATTTTTATTTTAGTCATTTTTATGATCAACTTTAATATAAATTATTTATTAATAAGTATAATGCTTATTTGATAAATTAAAAAGGCTATCAAAAAACAGAGTTTAACTTAATTCAAACTCTAATTCATATAATATTAAAGTTATATCTTCAGAGGTTTTAATGCTAGTCTTATGTTTTAAAAGTTTACCAAGTTTATTACTCAATTTATTGGCAAAAGTGCCCAAGGAAATCCAAGATTTTGATTGTCCTTTAATATTCAATTTATTTGTAGTATATAAAAAATTATCTATAGCTATATTGACCGGTATATGTTGCATAATAAATTTTAAAATATCTTTTACTTTATAAACTTTTGATATTAGCATATCTTGTTTAGATTCTAATAGCTTAATGCTCTTGTTCAACTTAATTTTTTTATCAAAAATATACTTTTGATTTTGAACATACTTATCTAAATGATAAAAATCATCTCTTAATTTTAAATAAATATTTAATTGCTTTAATTGAAAATAAGAAATAGTAATTATACTAATCAAAGTAATACTAATAAAAAAAGTAATAGTTAATTTATTTAATATCTTATGAGTTTTTATATTATTAAAATCAGAAAAATTTATTAGGCTCATACCGAATTTTTAATCAGCAAATATATATAAATAATACATACCATATATTGTCATTAAATCGTCATGCTCAATGTTTAAACATAACTCTTCTTTTAAAATTTTAACTTTATCCAATGCTACGTTTCTAAAAAAAGCTCTTAAATAATCTATAGATAAATTAGCACTAGCTTCAATTGTAACCTTAGAGCAATTAACTTTATAAAAGTAATACCATGAAATAAAATCTGTGGTCAAGCAACTTAAATTAAAGCCTAAGTTAATTGCCAATAAATTATATTGAAAGATATGATAGTTAATAATAGCAGCTTGATAAAAGATACTGGAAGGATAAAATTGCAATTCTTGTGTTTTTATAAAATAATTATCTAAGTTGCTTAATTCCAGTTTTTTATAATTGCTTTGAGTAAAATTCTGAAAAATTTGCTGATGAATAGTAGAATTATTTATGCTTATTATTATATTATTAGATTTAATTTTATAATCTAAAGAAAATTTTTTTATCAAATCTTCTAAACAAGTTATATTAAATATTATACCATTAATAACGGGCACTTGAGATATATCATATACAGAATAAGCAATATTTGAACATTTTCTACCTGTACCAATAGCACTCAAGATTAATTTTTCATCGCTTATAGAAATTCCTATATATTCCATTTAAAATATCAACAAAATTATAAGTAACCTTCAACTACTCTATCTTTACCAAATAAATCTTTAACTATTTTAGCTCTTGAAAATCCATTATTAAGCAATAAATTGCTCACAGATTGACCTTGAGTAAAATCTATTTCTAGCACCAATTGAGGAATATTATAAATCTCAAACTCACTATTTCTTCTTAACCAATGATTAGATTGAGCTACTATTCTTTTTATGATCTTAAGACCATTATCTTCTGCAACTAAAGCATTAATATCTTCCCAATCTTTAACCATAGGATCAAGATTCTTATATTGCTCTAATGAAATATAAGGCGGATTACTCAAAATTATATCAAACTTTATATTCTCTAGCTTATTATAAAGATCTGAATTTATTATTTTGATATTATTTATGTTGTTTTTCTCAGCATTTTTACTAGTCAAATTGCAAGCTTGTTGAGATATATCAATTGCGTATATAAAACTATTTTTAAATTCTTTTGCAAAAGCTAAAGCTATACAGCCACTACCAGTACATAAATCTAAAATGTTTAATTTCAGAGTTTCAATCTTTTTTATTTTATTAATTAACTCATAAACCCAATATTCAGTTTCTTGACGAGGAATTAATATTGGAGGCTCAATATTTAACTTTAAATCTAAAAAATCGACAGTTCCAAATAAATATTGAATAGGCATGTTATAATTAACATGCCTATCAATAATATAATTTATCTTATTAAGATCATTTTGGGAGATGAAAATTTCATCTTTAATGATAAGATCATTTGAAGAGTAAGACAAGATAGATTCAACAATATATCTAGCAATATTATTGGCTTGATCTATTTGATTATCGTAAGAAATTAGCAATCTATTTCTTAAATCTCTTATAAAGTCTTTAGTTTTGATCTTTGATTGCATAAAAACTCAGTTATCTATTTATTTGCTATTAATTCGAAAATTAACTCTTTTTGCTCTTGAGATAAAGAACTATAAAATTTTGGAAATCTTTCTATATCCAAAAACATTCCTGGATTTTCTTCTCCCAGATGCTCAATTAAAAATTTAACATAATTTGAATTATTATTACAGTCTTCAAGCAATAATGTCCTCTGTTCATCAGTAATAGTTGCTAGAAAATTCTGATAATCTCTATCATCATCTTGTGCAAGTTCTTTGCCCTTATCCTGAATTGAAGCATCTATTTGCTCATTATTACCCAAATCTTTATCTTGAGTAAATAGTCCAACAAGCGTATCTCCTGTTTGAGAAACTACTTCCTTAATATTTGGATCTAAATCTATACCGACTACATTATCTATTAAATTATACTTAACTGCAGTATTTACAAGTTGCTCTATTAATTGAGTTCTAAAAAAACTTACAGCCTTATCAGAATTATATACTATACCGGTTCCTACCATAGTAGCTATAGCTAAAGGCAGTGCTACTTCCATAGATTGAGGTTCAATTAATTCCATAAAATCATGACCAATTCCATGTAAAAAAAGCCAAGGAACAATAACAGCGGTTGATCCAACGGTCATTTTTCTCAACATATTTATGGTTCTTGGAGACAATTTATTAATTAAACTTCTTAAATAACTCTGCTTTTTACCTAAAAGTCTTTCTAGTATTTCCAAAGCAAGTTTTTGATCACACTCAAGTTCTTGAGCAATCCTTTTAGATAAGTAATCAAGATCAACAGTATCGATTAATTTTTTTATTGCATTAGAAAAAGTACATTTCTCTCTACCATTAGAAAAATCAACAAGCATCTTAATTAGTTCTAATTTCTTTATAGCTGGATTTTCTAACAGATTAACAAGATAATCTTTAGCAGAACTGTTTTGCATACTACAAACTATGCTCTTAACTTCTTGAACTAAAATATCAACCGTATTATAAAGTATATTTATTTTCTCCGGTTTAACTTCTGCTACTTGCACATCTTCATCTTTTTGCATTGAATAACTTAGATAAGTATTTACACTTATAAAAAAACTCAAAAACATTAATATAATTTTTTTCTTCATTTTAATTACCTTAATCTATACTAATTTTACTGTTTATTAAATTTTGAATGATATAATCATTTTTATTTTTAAATCTATTCTCCAAAAACAAAAGCAGAAACGTTCTTTCCTACTTCAGTTTTGGAAATAACCCAATTACATACATTAGGCATAAGAGATAAAATAAGCGAAGTATTGTGTTGAGGAACCTTTAAAACTTTAGTAATAATTGTATAACTAATACCAAGAACAAATACTGTAAAAATAGTTGCTGTTAAAAATTGATGTGGCTCTATGTATTCCATAATGTCATGACAAAATGCATGTCCCAAAAACCAAAGACTCATGGTAGAACCCATTCCTAATATCACGTCTCTTGTATCAGAAGAACTTATTTTAAATGAAAGAGCATTTTTAGCTAAATCTTTTTTAATGTTTTGAGTAGCCTTTTGATCTATCTGATGTCTTCTAATCCAATTAAAAGTTGCTTTTACAAAATTTATCACCAAGTCTTCGTTTACATTAGCAAAATAAAGCCCATCATCATAAGACATATTGAATAAAGTTAATAACCTGGCAACTTTTTGTATAACCAAATCTCTAGAAGGCTGTATAAGTTCTTTTATTTTTTCAGATTTTATCAAGGAAATAGTATCAATCAAATCTATTTCTGGGTTATCCTTTGCTATTAAATCAATCAAAAAAGAATAAAATTCTTTCCATTCAACGTAATCAGCAATTTTATTAACATCAAAATTTGCTAAATTCGTAGCGTTAGAAAAATATTCAAGAGCATTTCCAACATCTTCCAATGTTATAAGAGAATTATCAGCGGATCCTTCTGGTAAATTTACGTCATCACGACGCATAGAATAGTTAAAAGTTGTGAATAAAGTAGACATTAATATTAGCAATAAAGCTATATTTTTTCTCATAATTAAACCTCCTATTGAGAAAAAGTAAATACTAATAAGATAATAAAGATATTTATAATATACTTTATTATACTTTTAAATTTATATTATCTATCTTTTTTGTCAACAGGGGTTTTGCTCTTTAATAAATTTAACTCTAAGTCTATTGAAATTTAATATTACTTAAACTAATTAACCTATGGCTAAAATCAAATAAATTACTTACCAAAGTATCTCTATCAATACTAGTTTGTTCTTGCTCATAATCTAAAAATCGTTTAATAGCATCTTTTGGATTACTGTTTTTATCTAAATTATCTATTTCACTTTGAGTAATTTTGGCTTTCTTGTTAAATAATTCATAATAACTATATATTTCTTGAGCTCTATTATAATCATTGTGTTCAAGACTGATATTAAGCTTAGTTTTAATATATATGTAAAAATAATATTTTAACTGCTTTAGTAAATTATTAGGATTTTTTTGTAATTTTATTCTTTGACTTAAATTTAAGCTTGCATAAAATGTCTCTAGACTATTATAAAGTTCAGCAAAATCTAACACGACGCCTCTATCAAACCCTTGAAAGTTTGATACAGTAAAAATAGATAACCATTCAAAACATTTTATTATATAAAAATTTAAATTTTTAGCATCAATAACTATTTTATCTCTATCTATAACTTCTTCGGTTTTTATATCTAATAGTATCTGAACTATACTTTTATCAAACACAGCATTAAATCTATTTATCAAAACTTTATTTAAAAATATTTGAATTTCCTGATTTTCATAAGATTTAGTCTTGTTAATTATCTCTGCTATATTTTTAGAAAATTCTGAACTACTTAAATTATGCTTATATAAAAAGTAACGAATATCATAAGTTTGATTATAAATATGATCTACTAACAAAATTAAAGTACTAACTATATCTTTTAAGTTCCTAGAATCTTTTGAAGAAACACTTTCTGTAACTTGAGTATTAAGATAATTAATTTCTTGAGATAAATTATTAAAATTCTTAAGATCAATTAAATCAAGAAAATTTATATTATCAGAACTCATGGTAAGACTCATACCACTTAATATAAAAAAACATAATCCAAGATAAATTAAATAAACTTTCTTCATTACTCTTCCTTTTAAATTTTACTTCATTTCAGCTTTAATTCTTTTTACCAAATTATTAGTTATATTTTTAGAAAAACCTAAATTTTTTAATTCCTGCAACAAAAATTTCAAAAATCTTCGTTTTGCAATACTAAAAATTGATTCTAATTTTCTTGTATTTAAAGTATTCTCTTGAATAATCTGCCTTGGTAAAAAAAATTCTTTATTCTCTTTTAAGAGTATATATATTCCAAATAAAGAAACTATATTTAAGTAGCTATTAAATTGAAAAAAAGTTTTTTCGTTATAGTACCATTTTACAGGCAATCCTAAAGAGATTCTTATTAAATTAAAATCATAAAAAATATCTTCATCTAAAAAATTTGTTATAGAATTTTCTAAACAACATACATAATCACAATCAAAAGCATTTTTATCTTCCTGACTATAATAAGCTACATTAATAACAACACTATCATCAGCCTTATACTTTACAACATAAGGATTTTGTAATATCAGATTATTTATACGCTTATTTATTTCTTGAAAAACTAATATTTTAGCTCTTGTAAATTCACTAATATTTTGCTTCTCAATCTTTTTATAGGTCAATCTCTTAATAACATGATTATAAGTCTGATTTATAGAATAATAACTATTTGACTTATTATGAATATTATTGTACTCAAGTATATAATCATTTCTTACTAAAAAAATGGTCGGTCTTAAATTGTACAATTTATTTACGTTAATAGGCTTACAATAAACTAGATCTATATTAATAATATTAACAACTAAAAATAATATTTTTAAGAAATTAATTAGCAAGAAGTTCATCCACGTACTCTTGTGCATTAAATAATTTAACCTCATCTAGTTTTTCTCCAAAAGATATAAATGCAATAGGAATATTGAGTTCTCTAGTAATAGCAAATACTATTCCACCTTTACCAGTACCATCCATTTTAGTTAAAATTATGCCATTTAATACTGTACTTTCATTAAAAATCTTTGCTTGATCAAGAGAATTTTGACCTAACATCGAGTCTATTGTCAATAAAACAGATATTTTTTTATCAGGTAATTGCTTATTGATGCTCTTTTTTATTTTTTCAAGCTCTTTCATTAAATTTGTCTTAGTCTGCAATCGCCCTGCTGTATCTATAATTAAACTATCATAATTACCTTTTTTATACTCTTGGCACCCTAAATATACAACTGACGCAGGATCTTGACCTTCTTGGCCTTCAATAATATCTACATCCAATTTCTGTGCTATTTTTCCTAATTGTTCTCTTGCTGCTGCTCTAAATGTATCTGCAGCAACTAGAAGAACTTTTTTGTTCTTATACTTCAAAAATGAGGACAATTTTCCTGCAAAAGTAGTTTTACCGCTACCGTTAATACCTACTAACAAATATATATCAACATCAGAATCGTAACTATTTTTAGTTAATATGCCCTTTAATTCTTGAGCAAGAACATCACGCAAATCTGTTCCACTCTTTATATTGCCATTTTTAAATTCATCTTTTATTTTATCTACAATTATTTTAGTGGTACTTACTCCAGTATCAGAAGTAATTAAAATCTTTTCAAGCTCATTCAATGTATCTTGATCAATTTTATTTGATTTAAATAAGGCTCCAATTTTGTTAGTAAAATGATTATATATATTACTTAAGGTTTTTTTGAAAAAATTAAACATAAAAAATGTTCCTATTAAAAGAATTAACTTAAAACTTAATATTAATATTAATTATTTTATTATAGTTATTCAACAACTACAATATTATATTAATTTGTGTTTTTTGATTATGCAATTTAAATACTACCATTTGACGAAAAACGTTTTATAAAAAATAATAAATATTAAGAAAGCTAAAAAATCATTTATAGGAAAATAATTCATGAAAAGAAATATATTAAAATTACTTATTACAAACATACTTATCCTAACAAATCTAGCAGCAATGCAAGATCCTGAAAAAACTCCAAGTACTGTAACAGATCTTAAATTTTTAACATTGATTAATCTAGCCAATATGCTCGAAGAAAATCCTTTATGCCTTGAAAAATTAAATTTAGACAAATTAAATATAAAACAAAAAGAATCTCTTGAAAATATGATACAAGAGCTAAAAACTCAAAAAGAATTATCAAGCAATGGATACAAAAGTATCGATCAAATACACATTAAACAAGATATTAAAAATGCGTATAAAAAATTACCAAAATGGGCTCAATACGGTCTTGACACTATAGTTTGTTGTATGATTCAACCTCATAATACTTTAAGCCCACTTGCTCAAATTGAAGAACTATTTATTAACTCTATTATAAATTGCGATTATGAAACAGTAGAAAAACTAATAAATAATTATATTACTCAAGGATTAAACTTAAATGCTAAACATAAAGCAAAAATTGGAGCAAAATTTACTTACCAAATAAACTTCAATCAAGAGGAAGTACATATAAATTCATTAACAGCAGCAGCAATTAGCGGTAATCTAAAGATTTTTAATCTAATAATTTATACAGCAAAAGAAATCTACAAAAATAATATTAAGCAATTTATAAATGCAGTTGATTGTCATAATAATACCGCATTAATGCACTCTTTACTAATTATGATAGATAATAAAATTATTAATATGGAAAAAAATAAAAGCGGATATAATGATCTAGTTTACCATATTAATAATCTTTTATATTCTGAAAATGAAAATCAAAGAATAGAAATTATCAAAGTATTATTAGAATTAGGAACAGATATAACTATACAAAATGATAATCTAGATACTGCAATCACTCTTGCTAAAAAACTTGATAATCCGAAAATAAATAATCTTTTTAATATATAATAAAATAACTAAAATATTAGGAATTAACATGAACCTAAAAAACTATTTTTTATTCTTTTGTTTCTTTATAATTCTGAACAAGCATTTCAATACTAATACTATGTCAAAATCGTTAACCGAAAGTACAATTAAAATTGCTTGTACTAAAAGCTTAGAACTAGGGTGCTTATTTAAAATTGCAAGCACATCAAATAACATAACAACTTCATTTAAAAAAATAAGATCAATAAAAAATAGACAAAATATTGAAAGATTATATACCAAGGTAAAACAAATTTTAATGTTTGTAGAACAGAATAAATTTAATAGTCATTCAAAAGAGAATTTAAAAGATTTACACCTAATTTTTATAGACTGTCTTAATAATAATGATATTAATATAGCCCAAATACTTCTTAATTTAGGATTTAAATCAAGCAAAGCCTTAAACATAACCGATGATAAGGGATATACAATACTTGACTATGTATTATTGAAATTAGATGAAAATAAAGATTCTTCAGATCTAGATCAGTATAAAGAATTAGCAAAAGAGCTTTTAGAAAACCAAGCCAATTTTGGAAAACTTAATGAAAGAGTCCCTAAAATGCTAACACTTCTAAAAGTATTAAGTGAAGAAAATGCAACACTCAAAGAAGACATAGAAACCATACTTGAAAAAATAAAACAAGAGTTTGCTGAAAATTTTTAACATTAAATATAATCAAAATTGCTTTAATATAGATTTAGTTCTTTTAAGAAAAAGTTTAAGACGTCTATAGTCATTGGCGGTTAATAAAGAAAAAGTTTCAATAAATTTTTCTAAATTATCTTTGGTTAAAATATCTTTATCAGAAAGTTGTTTTAAAATAGAAAGCAATAATTCATCAAGCGAAAATAGATGACTAGAAAAATTAAAAAGCAATTGTAAATACTGCTCATTTGAAAAAAAATCAACCATCTCTTGATATTTAGCAGGAAACACAAAAGCATGCATCTTAGGTGGCTCGGGCGCTAATTGATAAAGCAAAATATCATTTTCTTGATAACCAATAGTAATACAACTAAAAGTAGTTTTTAAAAATTCAAAAATTTGAGGTTGCTCTTTTTTTAACTCTTCTTCTGTTTTTTTATAAGCAGTTACAACTCTATAAGCATCTGCCGAACAAATTTCTATATTAGAAACTAGACCAAAGATAGTTCGTTCTAAAGTCTTAACGGTTACTAATGAACCAAAAGATGGAGCCTCATCCCATTGCCAAGCTTGAGCTTTCCATATATTTAAAGAACTCTCTATTATTTCGGCAAAGGGCTTTATCTGTATTATAGTATCCATAATTTTATTAGCTCTTAATTTTAATTTAAGCATTAAAATAATAATTTTATTCGGTTTTTATAATCAAGTAAAGGTTTTATAAAATTCCACTTGCTTTTTTTATTTTGAATTTTTACAATTTATCAAAATTTGTTTTTCCATTTGACAAGAATTATTTTTTGAGTACAATTAGAAATATGCAGTGTATAACTATTTTTTATTAACTTCAATAAGTGTAAGTAAAGGAGTTTGAAATATGTCATCAACAGCTCTAAGAGTCAAAGAGTTGCTCAGAGAAAAAGGATGGACTACCAAGATTTTAGCAGAAAAAACTGGTATGTCTGAAAGTTATTTAACACATATAAAAAACGGCACCAGAAGATGGAACGAAGATTCTTTACGTAAATTAGCAAATGCTTTTGAAGTAAGTCCTATGGACTTATTTGCACAAAGACGTAAAAGAACTGACGATATAGACAATAATGTAAGCATGCCTGAGAAATCAGATATACAGTTAAAAGTTCATATCGTACCAGTAGTGGGCGATATACCGTCTAATCCATCTCCGTACAATAACCAATTAATGCAATTGACCACTGGTTTTAAAGATGTATTTGTCCCTGTTTTAAATACAAACGATGCATCTATGTTTGCTTTAAGTCTTTCAAGCAATCAATTGTCTCCAATATTTGACAAAGGTGATTTATTAGTAATCTCCCCAGAAGTTTGGACAAGATCAGGTGATGTTGCAGCAGTAGAATATGGCAATGAAACTCCTATAAAAGCAATAGCTCAAGTTACATATACAGATGATTTTATAGTGCTTGAATCAGTAAACCATAAAACTGCGCCAATTGCTTTAGTACGTGGTAAAGATCACTTTAGAATAATTGGACGAGTAATCGCTCGACATCAACATTTTGAATAAATTTTGCTAGAAAAACGTTTAGAAAGCCAACAAGTTTTCAGAACGTAGCCCTTGCAGAAGCTAAAGCTTTTGATAAAATCTAAATTAAGAGTTGAGGCATCAACTCTTGGAATAGATAATGTAGATTAATTTATTGGTCGCTATTATCTTAATCCAAAATCCAATGGTTTTAACCATGCGGAGCATGCCAACGATCTATTATTACTAAATAAAATAACTTATATTTCTTAATATAAGTTATTTTATAGTGTTTTTTATCATTTAACACTTCCATTTAGTCAAGGAGTACTTAATGTTACGTTACGAAATGCTTATCCTAACTGTTCCAGAAATTACAGCGGATGAAGCTAATACTATTGAATCACAAATCAATTCAATTATAGATGATGCAAAGGGATCAGTAATTTCTTATGAGCGCTGGGGTAAATACAGATTAGCTTATCCAATAAGAAATTATGAATATGGAGTATACTTTCTTGTAAGATACGAAGTAAACCAAGAAAATATGCATCAATTACTTAATAATTTACACACCTATTTTGCTGTTAAGCAAAC of the Candidatus Babela massiliensis genome contains:
- a CDS encoding nucleoside triphosphate pyrophosphohydrolase, translated to MKYRKFKQNKLWRDKLVDLMNQNQSKIHYKELDDQEFIEQLKIKLLEEAQEVCCTNTKEDLIEELADILEIISAFCTVQNIAFQEIINIKNKKHNNRGGFEGRKFVTIAEHPIGSFGEKYCLNDPEKYPEILD
- the mutL gene encoding DNA mismatch repair endonuclease MutL, whose protein sequence is MTKIKILDSQEIQKIAAGEVVERPVNVLKELIENSIDAQADQITIYLEDAGKKLIKIIDNGIGMSPEDAKICFAHHATSKITTVSDLNSITTFGFRGEALSSISSVSKILLTTKQENDQLGTTLILNQGKIEKESVSSCNMGTEITIEDLFFNVPARKKFLKSRETEYRAIVSLFHAFCFSYTNIGFKLYHENKLIYNCPSTNDLINRFGQLYNSEIIRNIIPIDFIDKNKNTGYKITGAISTPKYSRYDRNQIFLFVNKRWVKNYKLVQAFIKGYQGMLEVARFPSGVINIFVPFEEVDINIHPKKEEVQFLHPRLIENLITIEVKKALESTFDKNLGQQEVKYKSIDNQKELKWNFSNLVNIEHIKYNDLEDSNTNSKIKIIKPEEVLNILDETFENSNDIKIVQEAKKEQKSTIQNQIETSFIDPENIAIQSQEVSINKQNNIEYIDKTNLSYYKEEMLDYKLIGQIFKTYIIIENDQGLTLIDQHAAHERIIYEQIKDSLSNISKIRLLFPEIVELNSNDISILTQYFDLFDQTGISIEQISINSLIVKEVPIFLKNILVKDIILQSIAYINENHKIGPDKLRNLLLEKMHAQISCKSAIKAGDILQPDAMNNLIKNLYKIENKLTCPHGRPTIHNLTLVEIEKFFKRNYRQKVDYSI
- the prmC gene encoding peptide chain release factor N(5)-glutamine methyltransferase, with product MQSKIKTKDFIRDLRNRLLISYDNQIDQANNIARYIVESILSYSSNDLIIKDEIFISQNDLNKINYIIDRHVNYNMPIQYLFGTVDFLDLKLNIEPPILIPRQETEYWVYELINKIKKIETLKLNILDLCTGSGCIALAFAKEFKNSFIYAIDISQQACNLTSKNAEKNNINNIKIINSDLYNKLENIKFDIILSNPPYISLEQYKNLDPMVKDWEDINALVAEDNGLKIIKRIVAQSNHWLRRNSEFEIYNIPQLVLEIDFTQGQSVSNLLLNNGFSRAKIVKDLFGKDRVVEGYL
- the ftsY gene encoding signal recognition particle-docking protein FtsY → MFNFFKKTLSNIYNHFTNKIGALFKSNKIDQDTLNELEKILITSDTGVSTTKIIVDKIKDEFKNGNIKSGTDLRDVLAQELKGILTKNSYDSDVDIYLLVGINGSGKTTFAGKLSSFLKYKNKKVLLVAADTFRAAAREQLGKIAQKLDVDIIEGQEGQDPASVVYLGCQEYKKGNYDSLIIDTAGRLQTKTNLMKELEKIKKSINKQLPDKKISVLLTIDSMLGQNSLDQAKIFNESTVLNGIILTKMDGTGKGGIVFAITRELNIPIAFISFGEKLDEVKLFNAQEYVDELLAN
- a CDS encoding ankyrin repeat domain-containing protein, translated to MKRNILKLLITNILILTNLAAMQDPEKTPSTVTDLKFLTLINLANMLEENPLCLEKLNLDKLNIKQKESLENMIQELKTQKELSSNGYKSIDQIHIKQDIKNAYKKLPKWAQYGLDTIVCCMIQPHNTLSPLAQIEELFINSIINCDYETVEKLINNYITQGLNLNAKHKAKIGAKFTYQINFNQEEVHINSLTAAAISGNLKIFNLIIYTAKEIYKNNIKQFINAVDCHNNTALMHSLLIMIDNKIINMEKNKSGYNDLVYHINNLLYSENENQRIEIIKVLLELGTDITIQNDNLDTAITLAKKLDNPKINNLFNI